From the genome of Papaver somniferum cultivar HN1 chromosome 2, ASM357369v1, whole genome shotgun sequence, one region includes:
- the LOC113353881 gene encoding uncharacterized protein LOC113353881 isoform X2, with translation MSGSILMSSHGVAFATAMAVSGTVIILAICRSPKLTLSVSEFPNKSDDPQNLRSCISSEKKKREKKMKKRVHFAEDIVDPIGNCKDFRRDHKKSSSSSSFKKNDQDCGRSQQGKVRGIPPNRLALYNGILRDREHRMTCSY, from the exons ATGTCTGGTTCAATCCTAATGAGTTCTCATGGTGTGGCTTTTGCAACTGCCATGGCAGTTTCCGGTACAGTTATCATCCTCGCAATTTGTCGATCACCCAAACTTACTCTTTCAGTCTCCGAATTTCCCAACAAGTCTGATGACCCACAGAATCTACGATCTTGTATATCTTCTG aaaagaagaaaagagagaaaaagatgaagaaaagggTTCATTTTGCTGAAGATATAGTAGATCCAATTGGAAACTGTAAAGACTTTAGAAGAGACCATAAgaagtcttcatcatcatcatcatttaaGAAAAACGATCAAGATTGTGGTCGATCTCAACAAGGAAAAGTTCGAGGAATTCCTCCAAATCGTCTGGCTTTGTATAATGGAATTCTACGAGATCGCGAGCACCGGATGACTTGCTCATACTGA
- the LOC113353881 gene encoding uncharacterized protein LOC113353881 isoform X1 has translation MSGSILMSSHGVAFATAMAVSGTVIILAICRSPKLTLSVSEFPNKSDDPQNLRSCISSEEKKKREKKMKKRVHFAEDIVDPIGNCKDFRRDHKKSSSSSSFKKNDQDCGRSQQGKVRGIPPNRLALYNGILRDREHRMTCSY, from the exons ATGTCTGGTTCAATCCTAATGAGTTCTCATGGTGTGGCTTTTGCAACTGCCATGGCAGTTTCCGGTACAGTTATCATCCTCGCAATTTGTCGATCACCCAAACTTACTCTTTCAGTCTCCGAATTTCCCAACAAGTCTGATGACCCACAGAATCTACGATCTTGTATATCTTCTG aagaaaagaagaaaagagagaaaaagatgaagaaaagggTTCATTTTGCTGAAGATATAGTAGATCCAATTGGAAACTGTAAAGACTTTAGAAGAGACCATAAgaagtcttcatcatcatcatcatttaaGAAAAACGATCAAGATTGTGGTCGATCTCAACAAGGAAAAGTTCGAGGAATTCCTCCAAATCGTCTGGCTTTGTATAATGGAATTCTACGAGATCGCGAGCACCGGATGACTTGCTCATACTGA